The proteins below come from a single Miscanthus floridulus cultivar M001 chromosome 1, ASM1932011v1, whole genome shotgun sequence genomic window:
- the LOC136484601 gene encoding glutamate--tRNA ligase, cytoplasmic-like: MEAKLAFSQESPPISIICAAKVADVPLTVDPSLATGSAPILKFGSGESLHGVKPILHYIARSASFSSFSGKNNMEFGHVVEWLDYAPTFFSGSEFENACSFVDGYLASRTFLVGHGLTVADIAVWSNLAGIGQRWESLRKSKKYQNLVRWFSSIDAEYRNTLNEIVAAYVGKRGIGKSPAPSLKEKVHDSKDPSAPEVDLPGAKVGQVCVRFAPEPSGYLHIGHAKAALLNKYFAERYQGRLIVRFDDTNPSKESNEFVENLLKDIETLGIKYDAVTYTSDYFPKLMEMAESLIKQGKAYIDDTPKEQMRKERMDGIESRCRNNTVEENLSLWKEMVNGTERGMQCCVRGKLDMQDPNKSLRDPVYYRCNTDPHHRVGSKYKVYPTYDFACPFVDAFEGVTHALRSSEYHDRNAQYYRILQDMGLRRVEIYEFSRLNMVYTLLSKRKLLWFVQNKKVEDWTDPRFPTVQGIVRRGLKVEALIQFILQQGASKNLNLMEWDKLWTINKKIIDPVCARHTAVLTDQRVIFTLTNGPEKPFVRILPRHKKCEGAGKKATTFTNRIWLDYADVSAISKGEEVTLMDWGNAIINEIKMEGGVITELVGELHLEGSVKTTRMKITWLADMEELVPLSLVEFDYLICKKKLEEDEDFLENLNPCTRRETLALGDANMRNLKRGEIIQIERKGYYRCDAPFIRSSKPVVLFAIPDGRQQASLN; the protein is encoded by the exons ATGGAAGCAAAGTTGGCATTCTCCCAAGAAAGCCCACCAATTTCCATCATTTGTGCGGCTAAGGTTGCAGATGTACCACTGACCGTTGATCCTAGTCTTGCTACGGGCTCTGCACCCATCCTAAAGTTTGGTTCTGG AGAATCACTCCATGGTGTCAAACCAATTCTCCATTACATTGCCCGCAGTGCATCTTTTTCTAGCTTTTCTGGGAAAAACAACATGGAGTTTGGACAT GTCGTTGAATGGCTTGATTATGCCCCCACTTTCTTTTCAGGCTCTGAATTTGAAAATGCCTGCTCATTCGTTGATGGATACCTGGCTTCCCGGACCTTTCTGGTCGGTCATGGTCTGACAGTTGCTGACATTGCAGTGTGGTCGAATCTTGCTG GGATTGGTCAACGGTGGGAGAGTCTAAGGAAATCAAAGAAATACCAAAATCTTGTCCGCTGGTTCAGTAGCATTGATGCTGAATATAGAAATacactaaatgaaattgtggctGCATATGTTGGGAAACGAGGAATCGGAAAATCTCCTGCACCAAGCCTTAAGGAAAAGGTACATGATTCAAAGGACCCATCAGCTCCAGAAGTTGACCTCCCTGGTGcaaaagttggacaagtttgtgttCGTTTTGCCCCAGAGCCTAGCGGGTACCTCCATATTGGTCATGCAAAGGCTGCACTATTGAACAAATATTTTGCTGAAAGATATCAAGGGCGCCTAATAGTTCGATTTGATGACACAAACCCTTCAAAAGAAAGCAACGAGTTTGTTGAGAACCTTCTGAAAGATATTGAGACATTGGGGATCAAATACGATGCTGTCACGTACACATCTGATTATTTCCCAAAGCTAATGGAAATGGCTGAAAGTTTGATCAAGCAGGGGAAAGCATATATTGATGACACACCAAAGGAGCAAATGAGGAAAGAGAGGATGGATGGTATTGAATCAAGGTGCAGAAATAATACTGTTGAAGAAAATCTGTCATTATGGAAAGAGATGGTTAATGGAACTGAAAGGGGTATGCAGTGCTGTGTGCGTGGCAAACTCGACATGCAGGATCCTAACAAGTCGCTCAGGGATCCTGTTTACTACCGCTGTAATACCGATCCTCACCATCGTGTGGGTTCAAAGTATAAGGTCTATCCAACATATGACTTCGCTTGCCCATTTGTCGATGCATTCGAGGGAGTGACACATGCTCTTCGTTCCAGTGAATATCATGACAGGAATGCACAATATTATCGAATTCTTCAAGATATGGGGTTGAGGAGAGTGGAAATTTATGAATTCAGCCGATTGAATATGGTTTACACTCTTCTCAGCAAGAGGAAGCTTCTCTGGTTTGTACAAAACAAGAAAGTCGAAGATTGGACTGACCCACGTTTTCCCACTGTTCAAGGCATAGTACGTCGTGGCTTGAAAGTTGAGGCATTGATACAATTTATACTCCAACAG GGTGCTTCGAAAAATCTGAATCTTATGGAGTGGGATAAACTCTGGACAATCAACAAGAAGATAATTGACCCAGTGTGCGCAAGGCATACTGCAGTGCTAACAGATCAGCGTGTGATCTTTACTCTCACTAATGGTCCAGAGAAGCCATTTGTTCGAATTTTACCAAGGCACAAGAAATGTGAGGGTGCTGGAAAGAAGGCTACAACCTTCACTAACAGAATCTGGCTAGATTATGCTGATGTGTCTGCCATTAGCAAGGGTGAGGAAGTAACCCTAATGGACTGGGGGAATGCTATCATTAACGAGATCAAGATGGAGGGTGGAGTCATTACTGAACTAGTTGGAGAACTACATCTTGAGGGCTCTGTGAAGACAACAAGAATGAAGATCACATGGTTAGCAGATATGGAGGAGCTAGTGCCCCTCTCATTGGTGGAATTCGATTATCTCATCTGCAAGAAAAAG CTGGAGGAGGATGAAGACTTCCTTGAGAATCTTAACCCTTGCACTCGACGAGAGACCTTGGCCCTCGGAGATGCAAACATGAGGAACCTCAAGCGTGGAGAGATCATACAGATCGAGAGGAAAGGCTACTACAGGTGTGATGCCCCATTCATAAGGTCGTCAAAACCTGTAGTTCTGTTTGCAATCCCAGATGGTCGACAGCAGGCCTCGCTGAACTAG
- the LOC136524915 gene encoding long-chain-alcohol oxidase FAO1-like has product MPAAMATQENKPPAAGRRGSPLLRRCKRDGYTHGLRPPQMEALRAMCGALIPSLPAVLLEGDDQQPGRGKGDDDLERFYRASAADGVIPDEVAEMVTRCVWEAMQLMRVILWMLSTRVGTLALCGRLCFSGNGKFPFVCKFADMPVERREQVLKRWSKARWLFPLKITFLITKLLSHYSFYTMVNEDSDNPSWKAIGYSVPEPDMDRPREEGRTEVAPSPRPLDSGIVETRSLNDATLLRSLTERGLAVKADVSGAHHTVRCDVVIVGSGCGGGVAAAVLAAAGHKVIVVEKGDYFTAKSYTSVEGPSMERLYEKGGIFCTSNVTTIMFTGTTVGGGSAINWSASIRTPEWVTQEWAREHGLPMFGRPEYVHAMDAVCARLAVTGGCREEGFQNKVLRRGCEALGLRGDAVPRNSSEGHFCGSCHLGCPTGEKRGTDTTWLVDAVARGAVILTGCKAERFILESNPGGVENGRSKKCVGLVAACMSDGATKKLRIEAKVSVSACGALMTPPLLRNSGLKNRHIGRNLHLHPVSMAWGYFPDGTPEAAELSGKCYEGGIITTMHRVTGRTIIQTPALGPGCWASLIPWESGRDMKERMLRYARTAHAFALVRDRGAGHVDGEGRVRYAPSGEDVEELRNGLRQALRILVAAGAAEVGTHRSDGLRLRCDGGLRDEDLEAFLMEVTVGKGPMLPGPDTWALHCSAHQMGSCRMGSSPQDGAVDGRGESWEAEGLYVCDGSLLPTAVGVNPMITIQSTAYCVSKGIAESLARDKKQ; this is encoded by the exons ATGCCAGCTGCTATGGCAACGCAAGAGAATAAGCCGCCGGCGGCGGGGAGGAGGGGAAGCCCGCTGCTGCGGAGGTGCAAGCGCGACGGGTACACGCACGGGCTGCGCCCGCCGCAGATGGAGGCGCTCCGGGCCATGTGCGGCGCGCTCATCCCGTCCCTACCCGCCGTGCTCCTGGAGGGGGACGACCAGCAGCCCGGCCGCGGCAAGGGCGACGACGACCTCGAGAGGTTCTACCGCGCATCCGCCGCCGACGGCGTCATCCCTGACGAG GTGGCGGAGATGGTGACCCGGTGCGTATGGGAGGCGATGCAGCTTATGAGGGTCATCCTGTGGATGCTGAGCACCAGGGTGGGCACGTTGGCGCTCTGCGGCCGGCTGTGCTTCTCTGGCAACGGCAAGTTCCCGTTCGTCTGCAAGTTCGCGGACATGCCGGTGGAGCGGAGAGAGCAGGTGCTGAAGCGGTGGAGCAAGGCGCGGTGGCTGTTTCCCCTCAAGATCACCTTCCTCATCACCAAGCTCCTCTCCCACTACTCATTCTACACAATG GTAAACGAGGACTCGGACAACCCGTCCTGGAAAGCAATAGGATACAGCGTGCCGGAGCCGGACATGGACAGGCCACGGGAAGAAGGTCGAACGGAAGTAGCGCCGTCGCCGCGGCCACTGGACAGCGGCATCGTGGAGACCAGATCCCTGAATGACGCCACGCTGCTCAGGTCACTCACGGAGCGAGGACTGGCGGTGAAAGCAGACGTGTCGGGCGCGCACCACACCGTGCGATGCGACGTCGTCATCGTCGGTTCAGGCTGCGGAGGCGGCGTGGCCGCCGCCGTGCTGGCGGCTGCGGGGCACAAGGTCATCGTCGTGGAGAAGGGGGACTACTTCACAGCCAAGAGCTACACCTCCGTGGAGGGCCCGTCCATGGAGCGCCTCTACGAGAAGGGAGGCATCTTCTGCACGTCCAACGTGACGACCATCATGTTCACGGGCACCACGGTCGGCGGCGGGTCCGCGATCAACTGGTCGGCCAGTATCCGCACGCCGGAGTGGGTCACGCAGGAGTGGGCGCGCGAGCATGGGCTCCCCATGTTCGGGAGGCCCGAGTACGTGCATGCCATGGACGCGGTCTGCGCCCGGCTCGCGGTGACCGGCGGGTGCCGGGAGGAGGGGTTCCAGAACAAGGTCTTGCGCCGTGGCTGCGAGGCGCTCGGGCTACGCGGCGACGCCGTGCCGCGCAACTCGTCGGAGGGCCACTTCTGCGGCAGCTGCCACCTCGGCTGCCCCACCGGCGAGAAGCGTGGCACCGACACGACGTGGCTAGTCGACGCGGTCGCGCGCGGCGCGGTCATACTGACAGGCTGCAAGGCCGAGCGTTTCATACTCGAGAGCAACCCCGGCGGCGTCGAGAAcggccggagcaagaagtgcgtGGGCCTGGTGGCGGCGTGCATGAGCGACGGCGCCACCAAGAAGCTGCGCATCGAGGCCAAGGTTTCCGTCTCGGCGTGTGGCGCGCTCATGACGCCACCTCTGCTCCGTAACAGCGGGCTCAAGAACAGGCACATCGGCCGCAACCTTCACCTGCACCCGGTGTCTATGGCGTGGGGCTACTTCCCGGACGGCACGCCGGAGGCGGCAGAGCTCAGTGGCAAGTGCTACGAGGGCGGCATCATCACGACCATGCACCGCGTGACCGGCCGCACCATCATCCAGACGCCGGCGCTGGGGCCAGGGTGCTGGGCTTCGCTGATCCCCTGGGAGTCGGGCCGCGACATGAAGGAGCGCATGCTCCGGTACGCGCGCACCGCGCACGCCTTCGCCCTGGTCCGCGATCGCGGCGCGGGGCACGTCGACGGCGAGGGCCGCGTGCGCTACGCCCCGAGCGGGGAAGACGTGGAGGAGCTCCGCAACGGGCTGCGCCAGGCGCTGCGCATCCTGGTGGCCGCCGGAGCGGCCGAGGTGGGCACCCACCGCAGCGACGGGCTCCGACTGCGGTGCGACGGCGGCCTCCGCGACGAGGACCTGGAGGCGTTCCTCATGGAGGTGACCGTAGGGAAAGGCCCCATGCTCCCGGGGCCTGACACGTGGGCGCTCCACTGCTCGGCGCACCAGATGGGCAGCTGCCGGATGGGGTCCAGCCCGCAAGACGGCGCCGTGGACGGCCGCGGCGAGAGCTGGGAGGCGGAGGGGCTGTACGTGTGCGACGGCAGCCTGCTGCCCACGGCGGTGGGCGTCAACCCCATGATCACCATTCAGTCCACCGCGTACTGCGTCTCCAAGGGCATCGCGGAGTCTCTGGCGCGTGACAAGAAACAGTAG